The sequence below is a genomic window from Pseudomonas cannabina.
CACCGAGCAACCGACCGGCAGGCCGAGAATGATCGCAGCAACGGCGATCCATCGAAGTGGACGCGCTTTGAAGCGAGCCAGAGGAGAAATCGGCATAGCGTGAACATCCCGGTTAGCAAAGTGAAATAAATGCCGTTTATGCGCCTTGGTTGCAAGACCAGCCATGAAACATCGGTTACAGGATATTGCGCGGTCGCGAGGTGAGTGGTCTGGCATCCGGGCGCTTTTTATTCCTCATGGTAAGCGCAGGGGAACGATAATTCTCGCCGGGTCAATACCTTGCACTGTCAGCTTGCCATCAGCGTCAACAAAGCCACTCGTTAGCACGATTCGTTATGGAGGTAGCCCTTTTAGATAGCCGGGGATTATGCTGTAGCGGCGCGGGCGCTGTGTTCTGGTCATTTGCCGACGCTCGATTCGCTGCTTCATCCACGCTGCCACTCATGGTTTTTTCCAATTTCTTCAAGAGGTTACCGCCTTATGTTCGATCACCGTCCCCTGGAAGAAAAAGACATAGCCGCGGTTTGCGAGCTGCCGCAGAACGCCGATGAACTGTTCTATATGTTCCCCAGAGCCACCTACCCGCTGGATGCCGCACAACTGCGCGACGCGCTGGAGACCCGGCATGATTCGATCGTCATCGAGATGGACGGCGAAGTCGTAGGTTTTGCCAACTTCGCGCAGTGCCATTTCCGGGGGCGCTGCACGCTGGGCAATGTCATCATCGCGCCCAAGGCCCGCGCCAAAGGGGTAGGGCGTTACATGATCACGACCATGATGGGCATTGCGTTCGACAAGCATGAGGCCACCGAGCTGATCGCCTCCTGCTACAACCACAACGTACCCGGGCTACTGTTCTACCCGCGAATGGGTTTCCGCCCTTATGCCATCGAAGAGCGACGTGACAAGCAAGGTGCCCGCGTGGCATTGATCCATCTGCGTCTTTCAGGGTCGGCTGAGTGAAACAGGCAACCTTTCTGACGACAGCCGGGTGAAAACCTGGCTGTCGCCGTGGTGTTTTCAGGATGTATTGAATGTGAATTCACAACCGTTCGTCGCCCGATTTTTTAAAAAGTGAGGGTGCGTTTAGACGCGTTGATCCACATCAAGCGGTTTACTGCCTGATAACACTACAGTGAATCGTTTTTTCTATTGTTTCTGT
It includes:
- a CDS encoding GNAT family N-acetyltransferase; amino-acid sequence: MFDHRPLEEKDIAAVCELPQNADELFYMFPRATYPLDAAQLRDALETRHDSIVIEMDGEVVGFANFAQCHFRGRCTLGNVIIAPKARAKGVGRYMITTMMGIAFDKHEATELIASCYNHNVPGLLFYPRMGFRPYAIEERRDKQGARVALIHLRLSGSAE